AACCAGGAGGCGATCTACAACATGGGGGTCGCGTTCGCCGACGCCCAGATCTATCGGGAGGCGATCAACTACTGGCAACAGGTCGTGTCGATCGACTCCACGGCCGTGATCGCCCAGAGCGCCAAGAGCAGCATCCAGGTACTCCAAGACTTCCTCAATCAGCAGAAGCCGGGCACGCCGCAGAATCCGAACGCACCCCCGGCCCCGGCGCCCGGGAACCATTGACCGTGCCCGGCGCATTGCGAACCGTGTGTCTCGCGGCCCTTTGTGCCGCACTCGGATGCGCGTCCCAGACCACGCGCCAGGAGGGGCCGACCAGCGGGATGACGGCCGCGGCCAAGCCGGCCTCGGCGGCGGCATCCGTCAAGGCCCACGTCGCCGCCGGGCGCGATCTGCTCCGGCGGGGGCTTTTGGACGAGGCCGAGCGGGAGTTCCGCCTTGCGATCGAGGCCGACCCCAACGATCTCGAGGCGGTCGCGGGCTTAGGCCAGGTGGAGGTGGCGCGCGGCCAGTACTCGGAAGGGATGGCGCACCTGGAGCGCGCGACCCGGGTTCCGAGTCAGATGGTCTCGGCGCTCCGCTCGCTGGGCGACGCGTACGCCGCGACCGGCGACCCGACCCGCGCTGCCTCGGCCTATCGCCAGGCGGTGGCGCTCGCGCCCACGGACCTCGAAGCGCGGCTCGCCCTGGTCCATTCCCTCACCGAGATCGGGGAATACGGGGAGGCGAGATCCGCCTGCGCGGACGCGATCCGGCTCGCGAAGGGGAATCCGACCACGCTGTCGCAAGCTTACCGGCAGATGGGGGAGGTCTACTCGCGGGAGGGCAACACCCCGGAGGGATTCGCCTCGCTCTACAAGTCTGCGGAGCTGGATCCGAGGAACCCCCAGACCGCCAAGAGCCTCGCCACCTGCGCCGTGCGGGCCGGGCTCTACGCCGAGGCGGCCGCGGCGTATGCCCGCGTCTTGAAATTGGCCCCGCTCGACGTGGAGGCGAAGAAGCAGCTCGCCTGGGTCAATTTCAAGATGGAGCGCTATCCGATCG
The DNA window shown above is from Candidatus Eisenbacteria bacterium and carries:
- a CDS encoding tetratricopeptide repeat protein; the protein is MTAAAKPASAAASVKAHVAAGRDLLRRGLLDEAEREFRLAIEADPNDLEAVAGLGQVEVARGQYSEGMAHLERATRVPSQMVSALRSLGDAYAATGDPTRAASAYRQAVALAPTDLEARLALVHSLTEIGEYGEARSACADAIRLAKGNPTTLSQAYRQMGEVYSREGNTPEGFASLYKSAELDPRNPQTAKSLATCAVRAGLYAEAAAAYARVLKLAPLDVEAKKQLAWVNFKMERYPIAIKHYEAVGDSLGTVDRYYLAQAYAKSNRADRAVELFRDVVRIDPDNYKGVYCNMAYAYYEANRYQRAIEVAREGLAKDSSSACLRFCWAQALDKLGRHEEAIPVFETVLNDPAYAESAKRELERQRRIVRLLKSKERGGE